A segment of the Bacillus sp. es.034 genome:
AAATTTCAACTAATACACCAATGTTTGACCGGATGAATGAAAACATGGACCTTGATGCAGGAACGATTGTCGATGGCAAAGAAACGGTTGGCGAAGTTGGCAATCGTATCATGGATGAAATTAAGTCTGTAGCAAATGGGAAGTTAACTAAAGCAGAAATATTGAAGCAACACGATTTTGGAATTTGGAGAATCGGACCTACATTTTAATTAAAGGGAGAGATTAATAGATGAAAACAACAATCGATACAAAAACCTATAGCAATTATATCAATAATAAATGGAGAGAATCAGTTTCCCAGAAAACCATTACAAGTATTAATCCTGCAAATAAAGAAGTAGTCGGCTATGTCCAGGATTCTACAGAAGACGAGTTGAATCAAGCAGTAGAGGCGGCGGACAATGCTAAAAAAGAGTGGCGTAAACTGGGTCAGTCGGCACGGGGGCAGCTTCTATTCAAAGTGGCGAATATTTTAGAATCAAAATTGGATGAAATTGCAGAATCAATGACAAAAGAAATGGGTAAAACGTTACCTGAAGCAAAAGGAGAGACTTCACGCGGAATTGCAATTCTTCGATATTACGGAGGGGAAGGAATGCGAAAAGATGGCGATGTGATTCCATCAACGGATAAGGATGCCCTTATGTTTACAAAACGTACCCCGCTTGGAGTCGTGGGTGTCATTACTCCGTGGAATTTCCCTGTTGCCATACCGATTTGGAAAATCGCTCCTGCCCTGGTGTATGGAAACACCATTGTATTTAAACCAGCAAGTGAAGCTGCTGTCACAGCTGCAAAAGTTGTTGAATGTTTTGCAGAAGCTGGATTCCCTAAAGGAGTATTGAACTTTGTAACTGGAGCAGGTTCTACGATTGGACAGGGATTGGCTGATCACCCTAAATTAAACGGAATAACATTTACAGGGTCCGAAAGTATAGGGCAAAGGGTAGCAAGAGCAGCCTCTGCGGCGGGTATTAAATATCAGCTGGAAATGGGAGGTAAAAACCCTGTGATCGTTGCAAAAGATGCTAATCTTGAGCAAGCTGTGGAAGCAGTCATAAGTGGAGGCTTCCGTTCTTCAGGGCAAAAGTGTACAGCATCTAGTAGAGTAATCGTCGAAACGGCAATTTATGATGAATTTAAACAAAAGTTGATAGAGGCGACCGAAAAAATAAACATTGGCAACGGTGTTGAAGAAGGCATCTGGATGGGGCCATGTGCAAGCGAGAGCCAATTCAATACATTTAAAAAATATGTAGAAAAAGGCAAACAGGAAGGTGCCAGACTTGTACATGGGGGAGAAGTCCTTACAGGGGAACAATACGATAATGGTTTCTTTGTTACACCGGCGATTTTCGATGAAGTAACTAGTGAAATGGTGATTGCTCAAGAAGAGGTATTCGGTCCGTTTATTGCACTGATTAGAGCAGAAGATCTTGGTGAAGCAATTGAACTAGCAAATAATACAAGGTTTGGATTAAGTGCTTCTATCTTTACATCAAATATCAGCTCCATAATGGAGTTCATTGATGAAATAGAAGCAGGACTTGTCCGCATTAATGCAGAAAGTGCAGGGGTGGAACTGCAGGCTCCATTCGGGGGCATGAAAGCCTCAAGTTCCGGTTCACGTGAGCAAGGAGAGGCGGCGAAAGAATTTTATACGGCTATTAAAACAGTCTTTATAAAAGGTTCATGAAATTCAATGTGAATGGTTGAAGGCATGATGGGAATTCCGTAAAATATTAAATTTTAATAAGTTACGTTTCATCCATTATAAAAGGGGATTTCGACTTGGAAATCTCCTTTTATAAAAACGTTGAGAGGTGTTTTATGAAGATTACTAAACTTTTATTATATAAAGTTCCGCCCCGTTGGTTGTTCCTGAAAATAGAAACAGATGAGGGTATCTACGGTTGGGGAGAACCTGTGGTAGAAGGACGTGCAGACACGGTAAAGGCAGCTGTCATGGAGCTTGCAGATTACATTATTGGCCGTGACCCCAACGAAATTGAAGATATTTGGCAAACACTGTATCGTGGAGGTTTTTATCGTGGAGGCCCGATATTAATGAGTGCCATATCTGGTATTGAACAAGCGCTATGGGACATTAAAGGGAAGTATTATAATATACCTGTTTACGAAATGCTTGGAGGAAAAGCCCGTCAAAAAATTAAAGTGTACTCATGGGTTGGTGGGGATCGCCCGGCAGATGTAGTGGCTGCTGCTAAAGAAAAGCAAGAACAGGGATTTCTAGCAGTTAAAATGAACGCTTCTGAAGAAATGAACTATATTGATAGCTTTTCTAAGGTGGAAGCAGTAATCGATAGAGTTGCATCCATTCGAGAAGCTGTTGGAAAAGACTTTGGTATTGGTGTTGATTTTCATGGGAGAATTCATAAAACGATGGCTAAAACGATTGTAAAAGAAATTGAACCTTTTAGGCCGATGTTTATAGAAGAACCGGTATTACCGGAAAACAACGAAGCGCTTAGGGAAATTGCCATACACACAACCTGTCCCATTGCCACTGGAGAAAGAATGTATACTCGTTGGGGATTCAAACAGCTTCTCCAAGATGGGTATGTTGATATCATTCAACCGGATCTGTCCCATACAGGAGGTATTTTAGAAGGGAAAAAGATAGCTGCTATGGCTGAAGCTTATGACGTATCAATTGCGCCACACTGTCCACTGGGGCCAATGACGCTTGCTTCATCTATTCATTTAGACGCTTCAACCCCAAATTTCATCATTCAAGAACAAAGTCTTGGTATCCATTATAATCAAGGAATGGATATTTTGGATTATATGAAAAACCCGGAAATATTTGATTATGAAAAAGGATATGTAAAGATATCGGATAACCCTGGTCTTGGGCTTCAAATAGACGAAGAAAAAGTAATACAAGCGGCTACAAAGGGACACGAATGGCAAAATCCAATATGGCGTCATGAAGACGGAAGTATTGCTGAGTGGTAAATATAAGGGGGGAGGAAAAATGAGCTTTCACGGAATCATTCCACCGGTTGTCACGTTATTTGATGAAGCGGGGAATTTGGACTTAGAATTGAATAAACGTTATATTGACGAATTGATTTCTCGGAATATTCACGGTATTTTGTTGATGGGCAGTTCAGGAGAGTTTTCTTCCCTTACGACAGAGGAACGCAAGCTGTATGTGCGAGAAATGATCAAACATATTAATGGAAGGGTAAAAGTGATGGTCGGAGTTGGTCATACCGCATTAAAAGAAGTCCTTGAACTAACCTCTTATACAGAAGAACTTGGGGGAGATGGGGTTCTTGTCGTTAGTCCTTATTATTGGAAACTAACAGATGATCAATTATTTCGTTTTTACTCTATAGTAGCCAACTATACAAAATTACAGGTTTTTATTTACAACATACCTCAATTAACGGGTCAAAGTATATCAGTAGAACTCATTAAAAAATTAGTAAGGGATTTCTCGAACATTGCTGGAATTAAAGAAACGGTAAATGATTTTGGACATATACGACAGGTCATGGCGGAAGTGAAAAAAGTTCGCAACGATTTCCTGGTTTTCTCTGCATTTGATGATCATTTACTTCCAGCTCAAATGATAGGGGCTGCCGGGAGTATTAATGGAAGTGCTGTATTTTTTCCCGAAATATCCGTAGATTTGTATGAGTCATATCAAAATGGGGATTTCCATGAAGCACAAAGAAACCATAGGACGCTTTCTGACCTTATGGAATTGTATTCTTTTTCTCCTACATTTTTCACAGCAATGAAAGAAGCTGTTCATCAAAGGTGGTTTGACACTTCTGCTGGTCATCGGGCTCCCTTTGATATGTACCCTGAAAACCTGAGGGAGAATGTTACTAACCTATTAAAAACAATAAAAAAGAATGAGGAGATATGCTTATGAATGAATCACGGAAATTACTTGAGGAATTAGGATATCCGTCTAGTGATTATAAAGAACTTCCGACATCAACCAAACGATTTCCAGATGGTGCACAATATCGAATCGAAATACCGAGTGTAGAAGGTCCTCTTGCTTTAAAAGCCACGCTCGAAGAAATTGACCATCTCGGCTTGACGATTCACAGAGTTTCTCAAGGAAGCGGCATTATGCTTCAGACAGATGAAGAAATCAAAGAAATGTGTCAAATGACAGCTGAACGAGGTATGGAGTTAAGTTTGTTTGTTGGTCCAAGAGGTACCTGGGATATAAGTGCAGCGCCATTTACATCAGGGGGGAAATCGCAGGCACTTCGACATGAAGGAGCCGATCAGCTCGTATATGCCATGGAGGATTTGAAGCGTGGTGCTGAATTGGGTTTAAGAGGTGCTCTAGTTGCTGATGAAGGACTTCTTCTTTTAACAAAAGAGATGAAAAAGAAGGGTCAGTTACCTGAGGATTTCGTTGTGAAAGTTTCTGTTCAAATGGGCTCAGCCAATCCAGTCTCGGTGAAATTAATGCAAGATATTGGTGCCGATACCTACAATGTCCCTTCAGCCTTACCACTGGCTAAACTTGCAGCTATCAGGCAATCAATCGATATTCCCATCGATTTATATGTTGAGGTCCCTGATAATTTTGGTGGATTCCTTAGGTACTATGAGATACCGGAAATCATTAGGGTGCTTGCACCAGTGTATATTAAATTCGGGCTTCGCAATCATCCGGATGTGTATCCATCCGGAAAGCAATGGGAAAGCACGAATATAAACCTTGTGAAGGAGCGCGTCCGAAGAGCTTCTATTGGTATTCAAATGATTGAGCGATATTATCCTGAAGCACTTACATCCAAGCTTGGTGCAAAAGATCTTGGAATTGCTAGCATTGAAAAAACATTAGCTTAAAAAAGACATCCCTGAAATGGTTTGACCCATTTCAGGGGTTTTATGGAGTGTGACAGTATGTCCTATAAAGTACTAATAACAGATTATGAATTCGAAAATTTGAAATATGAAGAAGTAATTTTCAAAGAAAGTGGACTTGAAATCGAGTTTCTAAAAGCCCAATGTAAATCAGAAAATGAAGTGATAGATCAAGCAAAGCATGTAGATGCCATCCTAAATCAGTATGCTCCTTTATCCCGAAGAGTCATTCAATCTCTTGAAAAAGTCAAAGTCATCTCACGCTACGGTGTGGGTGTTAATACCGTTGATCTTGATGCCGCTAGCGAAAAGGGTATCACGGTCGCGAATGTTCCTGATTATGGTGTTGAGGAGGTATCCAATCACGCTCTCGCACTATTATTGTCATTTGCTCGAAAAATAACATATCTAAATAGTGAAGTGAAAAAGGGCAACTGGGATTTCAAAGCAGGTATACCAATTCACAGGTTGAATGAACAGACAGTAGGTGTTCTGGGATTTGGCCGTATTCCTAGAAGATTTATAGAAAAAGTTCAGACTCTGGGGTTTAAGACTTCAGCATACGATCCATTTGTCTCGAAAGCTGAAATGAATGAGGTTGGAGTTAATAAACTGGAGCTTGATCAGATATTAAAAGAAGCCGATTATTTATCGGTCCACGTTCCACTAATCAAAGACACATTTCATTTGCTGAATAAAGATCGTTTTCGCTTAATGAAAAAAAATGCGGTTGTTATTAATACTGCCCGAGGGCCAATCATTGATGAAAGAGCACTTATTGATGCTCTTCAAAAAGGCATTATTGCAGGAGCTGCACTCGATGTGACAGAAGATGAACCAATAGACAAAGCAAGTCCTCTTCTTAAAATGGATAATGTCATACTTACCCCGCATAGTGCTTGGTATTCGGAGGAAGCAATGATAGAGCTTCGTCAAAAAGCAGCGAAAAATATCGTACAAGTACTAAGGGGAGAAAAAACACCATACGCTTTAACTTGAAAAAGGAGAGATACTGGTAATGAAAATATTAGCTTTTTCTATTAATTCAGAACCCCATATAGGGATTGTTCAAGAAAGTGAAGTCATCAGCTTAAATTTACTCGGGGGGAAGCGGTTTCCACGTACTTTGAAAGCATTTATAGAACGAAGTGCAGAGCTTATGCCTCTTGCTGAAAACCTGGTTAAACATAGGGAAGAAAATAACGCTTGTTTTGCTATTTCAGAAGTGGAGATACTACCACCGATTCCAGTTCCAGAGAAAATTATTTGTATTGGATTAAATTACATTGATCATTGTAAAGAGACTGGTATGGAGCAGCCTGTTTCTCCAGTGATTTTTTCAAAATATGCAAATGCGATTGTAGGTCATAATGATGAAGTCATGATACCAGTCAATTCAAACGAAGTTGATTTCGAAGCAGAGCTTGCGGTTGTAATAGGCAGAAAAGCAAAATGTGTTACCGAAAAAGAGGCAAATGATTTTGTTTTCGGCTACACAATCATGAATGACATTAGTGCACGTGATCTGCAGTTTTCAGATGGACAATGGTCTCGTGGAAAGTCAGCAGACACCTTTGCACCTACGGGTCCTGTAATTGTAACCAAGGATGAAATTGGAAATCCCCATAATCTATCAATTACTCTAGAACTGAATGGAGAAGTCATGCAGGACTCATCTACAAAAAACTTGATTTTCAATGTACCTCAAATTATCTCCTTCTTATCACAATCTATGACATTAAAGCCCGGTGACCTCATAGCCACAGGGACACCCCCTGGAGTAGGAATGGGACGTAATCCGAAAGTATGGTTGAAAAATGGAGATCAGATGAATATCTCAATTGAGAAAATAGGAACACTTTCTAATACTGTAAAGAGCCACTAATACTAGAAGGAAGTTGATGACATGGATGTTGTAACAATTGGAGAAACGATGACATTATTCACACCAAAAGAATCTGGTATGCTGCGACATGCGAAATCTTTCTCTATGCAATTTGGGGGGGCAGAATCAAACGTTGCAATCGGTTTGAACCGCCTCGGTTATCAATCAAGATGGATCAGCCGATTGGGTGAGGATGAATTCGGAGATGCGATGGAATCATTTATTCGTGGTGAAGGTGTAGATGTTTCCCATGTGACACGTGACAAGATTGCCCCTACGGGTGTGTTCTTTAAGGAATTCAGACGTATGAATGATACAAGGGTTTATTATTACAGGAAAGAGTCAGCTGCAAGCAAAATGAACCCTGAAATGTTAAATGAAGATGCCATATCAGATGCCACCTTTCTGCATCTTACTGGCATTACACCTGCTCTCAGTACATCTTGCCGGGATACAATGGAAAAAGCTATTAATTTAGCAAAGAATAGTGGTACCCAAATTGTCTTTGATCCTAATTTGAGGTTGAAAATTTGGCAAGATGAAGAATCAGCCCGCCACTTTATTAAAATGTATGCAGCAGCAAGTAACATCGTTCTTCCTGGACTAGAAGAGGCTGAATTTTTATTTGGAGTCTCAACCCCTGAAGAATATGTGAAACAATTTCATTCAATTGGGTGTAACACAGTGATTATGAAACTTGGAAAAGAAGGATCTATTATTTCTTCTTCATCGGTCCCCATTACAAGAGTGAAAGGATTTACAGTGGAACGAGTGATTGATCCGATCGGAGCTGGTGATGCATTTGCAGCAGGTGTATTGTCTGGTCTTATAGATGGTATTGGCCTTCACGAGGCGGCCCGGCGGGGAAATGCCATGGGTGCCCTGGTTACAATGGTAAATGGAGATTCTGAAGGATTACCAAATCGCCGGGACCTTGAATGGTTTATGAACGGTAACATGATAGATGTAATGAGATAGAAAGGAGGAAATTCAGTGAATAAAGCAGAAGAATTAAAAAAGCGCAAGATTGTAGCTGTAATCCGGGGGCTCAGCCAAATCAAATTTTACCAATAGCACAAGCTCTGAAAGAAGGAGGGATAAGTGCATTTGAAATTACAGTTGAATCCCCAGATGTTTGCAATTCAATCGCAAAATTAAAAGAAGAGTTTGGAAACGAAATTTTTATAGGAGCTGGGACCGTTTTGGATCCGGAAACCGCCCGATCAGTCATAATGGCAGGCGCAGAATTTATTTTTTCACCAACAGTAAATGTTGAGACAATCAAAATGACTAAACGATACGGTGTTCTAAGTATTCCAGGAGCACTCACCCCAACTGAAATTCTTTAGTCAACCCTAGTAACCTTAACTCTGAAAAGGATTATATAAACCTTACAAAAAAAGCGAAACAATTTTCTTCTATTATATTGAATTAGAATAGGTTTATACATAGATTAGTAGAGAAATGGGCATCCTATGAGAAGCTAGCATCTGGTCTTTAATTTTTTCCAAACCTCTTGAAAAACAATTTTCAGAGGAATTCCATGTTTGTCAGCAATTGCTTTACATTCACTATACTCTGGGGCTTGTTGTACTACTTCCCCATGTAACACGCCTTCTTTAACCGAGACATTTCCCCATGGAGTTTCAACCTTTGTAAATTGCCTGCCTAATCTTTTCACAGAGAGTGGATAGAAACGGGCACCTAAAGTGGTAGTTTCTTTGAAAATAATATCCAATAATTTTAATTTAATCGTTTCCGAACACAAAACCTGTAGCATTGTACCTGGTCGGTTTTTTTTCATATAAATTGGTACGTAAAACACGTCACTTGCTCCTGCATCAAACAACAAATCCATGACATGCCCCAGCCATTCTCCAGAGATATCATCAAGGTTGACTTCAATCTTGACCATGTCATTATCGATATGCTCGTTAGCGTGCTGCATTTTTCTGCAACCTCCTTTTCAAAGTGCTTGTATGTAATAAGGTAAGAGGATAAAAGAAAGGAAGATAATCGATGGAATCATATACTAAACATATTTTAACACAATTAAAAAGCGGGAATCTTTCTATTGAGGAAGCAGAGGACCAACTTAAGGGATTCACCGATTATGGTTTTGCAAAAGTGGATGATGAACGTGAATTTAGACAAGGTTTTCCAGAAGTGATTTTCGGAGCAGGGAAAACACCGGAACAAATTAATGGGATCTTTAATCATTTAGTTCATAAAGGGAATACAGTGTTAGCAACAAGAGTAAATCCTTTGGCTGCTAAAGAAGTATGCGAGCAAATTGAAGGAGTAATTTATGAATCAGTCGGAAAAACATTACTCTATAAATCCGAGGGATATGATGTAGTAAATGATAAGAAAATTGGGGTGATTTGTGCAGGTACTTCAGATATACCAGTTGCCAGAGAGGCAGAAATCACTATAGAAGCCATGGGTCATCAATATACAACCTTCTATGATATTGGAGTTGCTGGAATTCACCGTTTGTTTGCACAATTAGAAGAGATAAGAAAATGTGATGTTTTAATTGTTGTGGCAGGTATGGAGGGGGCCCTCCCAAGTGTTGTGGGAGGGCTTGTCTCCGCACCGATTGTTGCAGTACCAACCAGTATTGGTTACGGGACTCACTTAAATGGTATAACATCTCTATTAAGTATGTTAAATACATGTGCTTCTGGTGTAACAGTTGTCAATATCGATAACGGATTTGGTGCAGGTTACTCAGCATCATTGATGCTACGAGTATAAAATAGATGAGGAATCAGGAGGATACAGATGAAAACACTCTTCATTGATTGTGGGATTTCAGGTATTGCAGGAGACATGTCTTTGGCAGCTTTTTCTGAGATAGGAGTCGACTTATCGATAATAGAGAACAAACTTAAATCAATCATTAAAGAAGAATTCTCTCTTTCTACAAAAAAAGTTGTAAAAAAAGGGATTGCAAGTACCCAGTTGATTATTAAGACGGAGGAGGAAAAACATTCTCATCGTCATTACTCACATATAAAAAAACTTATTGAAGACTCCGGACTTGATGAAGCTGAAAAAAATATAGCACTTAAAATATTTGAAACCATAGCGATAGCAGAATCAAAAATACATAACAGTACTATTGAAAAAGTGCATTTTCATGAAGTCGGGGGTGTGGATTCGATGATAGATATCATCGGAACAGCTATAGCATTCCATACACTGAAAATTGAAAAAGTAATTTGTTCACCGGTAGCTACAGGAAACGGATACATCACTATAGCTCATGGTCTTTACCCAGTACCAGCACCCGCAACTTTAGAAATTTTAAAAGATATCCCATTACAAAAGACTGAAGTTAAGGGGGAATTAACTACACCCACGGGGGCAGCTATCATTCGTACCATTGTTAATGAGTTTAGTAATATCCCTTCTATGGTGGTTCAGAAAATAGGTTATGGTGCAGGAACTAAAGACTTTCCTTCACACCCTAACGTTACAAGGTTTATTTTAGGTGAAGTTTAAAGGGGGAGATGGCGAATGAATATACATACCAGTTTAGCTAAAGAAGATCAGCTAAAAAAGATTTTAGTTGAAATGGAAAGTATCATTATAGCATTTTCAGGAGGAGTGGACAGCACGTATTTATTGAGAGTTGCATTAGATACGTTAGGAAAAGAGAATGTTCTGGCCATCACTGCCGACTCGGAATCTTTTCCCCCATCAGAGTTAAAGGAAACAATTAGAATTGCTAAGTCATTGAATGCTCCTCATCAAATAATTAAAATGTCTGAGTTAGCAATTCCGGGTTATTCTGAGAATGATTCCAATAGATGTTATTTTTGTAAAAAAGGGTTGTTCGATCAGCTTTATCCCATTATGATACAACAAAATTTTAAGAATTTAACCTTCGGGCTCATTAAAGATGACTTAGGTGACCATCGTCCAGGGGTTAAGGCTGCAATTGAAATGAATGTTAGAGGCCCATTGGCAGAGGCTGACATATCAAAAGAGGATATTCGTATACGTTCAAAGGAGCTTGGTTTGGATACTTGGGACAAGCCTTCACTGGCCTGTTTATCTTCCCGAATTGCTTATGGTGAACAAATTACAATAGAAAAATTAAGGAATGTGGACTTGGCAGAGCAATTTATCAAAGGGTTGGGGATTAAACAGGTCCGTGTTCGGATTCACAATGAAATTGCAAGGATAGAAGTTGATCCTTTAGATATGGTGTGTTTACTTAATAATCATGATTATATTTCAAAATACTTTAAAAACACTATCGGATTCACGTATGTCGCAATGGACTTAACTGGTTATAAAAGCGGGAGTATGAATCAAATGTTAGTAACAACTCAACAATAATTTAATTCACTTGCTCATGGACTTAATGGTCATGAATAAAAGACCTTCAATGTCATAAGGAGAAATGAAAATGATTCAAAGTGGGCTACTATCTATTTTACTGCTGGGATTTACTTTGGGTATCAAACATGCAACAGAGCCAGATCATGTCATTGCCGTATCCACAATAGCAAGTCAAACTAAAAGGCTCTCCCGTTCTTCACTTGCAGGGATTTTTTGGGGGCTGGGGCATACAGCAATCCTATTACTGATAGGAATCATTGTCATTTCATTTGGGCAGCACATTTCTGGCAGTATTGCTTTGTCACTAGAATTAATCGTCGGGATGATGCTTGTATACCTAGGTTTATCTGGGTTCAAAAGTGATAAAGCGATTAATGTTGTTGCTATAAAACATTTTCATAAAAAATCATTCTTAATTGGAGGGATTCATGGACTTGCAGGGAGTGCAGCGTTAGTTATTATGACAACCGCACAAGCGCAAAATAGCAGGGAGGCTTTCCTTTTTATGCTTATTTTTGGTGTAGGGACCATTTTTGGGATGTTACTATTTACAACTATTTTGGGCTTGCCATTCCTCCTCTCATTACGTCAAAAAAAGCTATCAATTAATATTACGAGAGTTGCATCAATAATAAGTATTGTATATGGCGTTTATTATATGATTGAAGTGGGAAGAAATTTTTTTATCTAGATATAGTCTCCTTGTGATTGTAAATAAAAGAAATCGTTTCACTAATAAAAGAAAATGGAATAAATTAAAATGCGTTGGCATGACTCCGCCAAAATGTGAAATGATAAAACATGAAAAAATATTTATTTTTCATGCAGGAAAAAGCTTTGGGAAGGAAGAAATACTAGTATAATGTTTAATTGTTCATCATAAGGGTAAAGAGTTTCTATACATGGAGGTGTGGCATATGGAAATCATTCTTTATCTAAGCGTAGCTGTCATAGCAGTTGCATTTTTCATTTTGGTTATGAGTTTGATGAAGACTTTGAAGTCCCTGGGTTCTACATTGGACAGTGTCTCGACAACGATGACCGGACTTGAGAGCCAGCTTCAAGGAGTAACAAGAGAGTCTACAGAATTACTACATAAAACAAATTTATTGGCTGAGGATATCCAGAAGAAGTCTGAGGATCTGAACACGGTTGTTTATGCGGTAAGAGATGTAGGGCATTCCATCCAGAACCTTAATAACTCGGTGAAGAAGGTAAGTACTTCCATTTCGACTGAACTGGAGCGCAACCAGGGCAAGATTTCACAGGTGGTTCAATGGGGTAACGCATTTATTGAGTTAAAGGACAAATGGAAACAAAAACAGGAAAAACAGCCAACACAACCTGATGTTGCTGATGTAGCTGTTCCAAACCAAGCATCCAAGGAAGTTCGATCTCGAGAAAAATTAGTTAAAAGAGCAAGATCTTATAACAATTAGAGAGGGGAATTTTTACATGACTCAACAGTACAATCAAAACCAGAACCAAAACCAGACAAATGACAGCAACAACATCAACTCAAAGGATTTCATGATCGGGACACTGATCGGGGGAATCGTGGGAGCGGCAGCAGCCCTTCTAATGGCCCCGAAATCAGGTAAGGATCTTCGTCATGATATCAATGAGAAAACTGTCGTCCTTAAGGAAAAGACAGGACAATGGAAAGACACGGCTGTAGAGAAGAGCAATGAGCTTGCAGCAGTGGCGAAAGAAAAATCTTCTGCCCTAACAAAATCCGTACAAGAACAGTCCAACAATGTGGTTGGGAAACTGAAAACATACCGCTCCAACAATAACGAACTGCAAGAATCAAACGAAGAGCTTCAAGCTGTTTCAGCAGTGGGAACGACACCTGCTGATGAAACGGAAGATGTGAATCAGAAGCTTGAAGAAACGAAGAAAGCCTTTGACGAAACTGAAAAAACGTACAATCAATAATCATTGATTCAAAGGGCGGTGAAGTGATATGATGACTTCACCGTTTTTTTGTTGAAATGAAAAGGTCTATAATTCGCTTTGGATAAGGAAACACTACAATTGTGAAAGGAAGTATGGAACACATGAAAAAGATCGATACCGTCCAGGAGTTTGAACAACTTTCCGAGACAAATCCGCGTTTCTTCTTTATGAAACACAGCCTCACTTGTCCTGTAAGCTCGAATGCCTTTAACGAATACCAGGCATTTTTGAACAAGCATGAAGAGGAAGATGGCTACTATCTGGCCGTACAGGAATCCAGGGAACTCTCCCAGCATATCTCCGAAAAATACGGCATCCGCCACGAATCACCACAAGCCTTCCTCTTCATAGAAGGCAA
Coding sequences within it:
- a CDS encoding YtxH domain-containing protein; translation: MTQQYNQNQNQNQTNDSNNINSKDFMIGTLIGGIVGAAAALLMAPKSGKDLRHDINEKTVVLKEKTGQWKDTAVEKSNELAAVAKEKSSALTKSVQEQSNNVVGKLKTYRSNNNELQESNEELQAVSAVGTTPADETEDVNQKLEETKKAFDETEKTYNQ
- a CDS encoding DUF948 domain-containing protein; protein product: MEIILYLSVAVIAVAFFILVMSLMKTLKSLGSTLDSVSTTMTGLESQLQGVTRESTELLHKTNLLAEDIQKKSEDLNTVVYAVRDVGHSIQNLNNSVKKVSTSISTELERNQGKISQVVQWGNAFIELKDKWKQKQEKQPTQPDVADVAVPNQASKEVRSREKLVKRARSYNN
- a CDS encoding LarC family nickel insertion protein; amino-acid sequence: MKTLFIDCGISGIAGDMSLAAFSEIGVDLSIIENKLKSIIKEEFSLSTKKVVKKGIASTQLIIKTEEEKHSHRHYSHIKKLIEDSGLDEAEKNIALKIFETIAIAESKIHNSTIEKVHFHEVGGVDSMIDIIGTAIAFHTLKIEKVICSPVATGNGYITIAHGLYPVPAPATLEILKDIPLQKTEVKGELTTPTGAAIIRTIVNEFSNIPSMVVQKIGYGAGTKDFPSHPNVTRFILGEV
- a CDS encoding sugar kinase, with the protein product MDVVTIGETMTLFTPKESGMLRHAKSFSMQFGGAESNVAIGLNRLGYQSRWISRLGEDEFGDAMESFIRGEGVDVSHVTRDKIAPTGVFFKEFRRMNDTRVYYYRKESAASKMNPEMLNEDAISDATFLHLTGITPALSTSCRDTMEKAINLAKNSGTQIVFDPNLRLKIWQDEESARHFIKMYAAASNIVLPGLEEAEFLFGVSTPEEYVKQFHSIGCNTVIMKLGKEGSIISSSSVPITRVKGFTVERVIDPIGAGDAFAAGVLSGLIDGIGLHEAARRGNAMGALVTMVNGDSEGLPNRRDLEWFMNGNMIDVMR
- a CDS encoding sulfite exporter TauE/SafE family protein, translated to MKMIQSGLLSILLLGFTLGIKHATEPDHVIAVSTIASQTKRLSRSSLAGIFWGLGHTAILLLIGIIVISFGQHISGSIALSLELIVGMMLVYLGLSGFKSDKAINVVAIKHFHKKSFLIGGIHGLAGSAALVIMTTAQAQNSREAFLFMLIFGVGTIFGMLLFTTILGLPFLLSLRQKKLSINITRVASIISIVYGVYYMIEVGRNFFI
- the larB gene encoding nickel pincer cofactor biosynthesis protein LarB, with the protein product MESYTKHILTQLKSGNLSIEEAEDQLKGFTDYGFAKVDDEREFRQGFPEVIFGAGKTPEQINGIFNHLVHKGNTVLATRVNPLAAKEVCEQIEGVIYESVGKTLLYKSEGYDVVNDKKIGVICAGTSDIPVAREAEITIEAMGHQYTTFYDIGVAGIHRLFAQLEEIRKCDVLIVVAGMEGALPSVVGGLVSAPIVAVPTSIGYGTHLNGITSLLSMLNTCASGVTVVNIDNGFGAGYSASLMLRV
- the ytxJ gene encoding bacillithiol system redox-active protein YtxJ, coding for MKKIDTVQEFEQLSETNPRFFFMKHSLTCPVSSNAFNEYQAFLNKHEEEDGYYLAVQESRELSQHISEKYGIRHESPQAFLFIEGKPGWNASHWKITESELDKL
- the larC gene encoding nickel insertion protein, with product MQHANEHIDNDMVKIEVNLDDISGEWLGHVMDLLFDAGASDVFYVPIYMKKNRPGTMLQVLCSETIKLKLLDIIFKETTTLGARFYPLSVKRLGRQFTKVETPWGNVSVKEGVLHGEVVQQAPEYSECKAIADKHGIPLKIVFQEVWKKLKTRC
- a CDS encoding bifunctional 4-hydroxy-2-oxoglutarate aldolase/2-dehydro-3-deoxy-phosphogluconate aldolase is translated as MTVESPDVCNSIAKLKEEFGNEIFIGAGTVLDPETARSVIMAGAEFIFSPTVNVETIKMTKRYGVLSIPGALTPTEIL
- the larE gene encoding ATP-dependent sacrificial sulfur transferase LarE, producing MNIHTSLAKEDQLKKILVEMESIIIAFSGGVDSTYLLRVALDTLGKENVLAITADSESFPPSELKETIRIAKSLNAPHQIIKMSELAIPGYSENDSNRCYFCKKGLFDQLYPIMIQQNFKNLTFGLIKDDLGDHRPGVKAAIEMNVRGPLAEADISKEDIRIRSKELGLDTWDKPSLACLSSRIAYGEQITIEKLRNVDLAEQFIKGLGIKQVRVRIHNEIARIEVDPLDMVCLLNNHDYISKYFKNTIGFTYVAMDLTGYKSGSMNQMLVTTQQ